DNA from Parageobacillus thermoglucosidasius:
CCGATTTTCGGGAAACTTTCCGACATGTACGGACGGAAGCGTTTTTTCGTCTTCGGATTGGTAGTCTTTTTAGTTGGCTCGATGCTATGCGGAATTGCGCAAAATATTGTGCAGCTCAGCGTTTTTCGGGCGATTCAAGGGATTGGCGGCGGCGCTTTAGTGCCGATTGCGTTTACGATTGTGTTTGACATTTTTCCGCCTCAGCAGCGCGGGAAAATGGGTGGGCTTTTCGGCGCGGTATTTGGGTTGTCGAGCATTTTCGGCCCGCTCTTTGGGGCGTATATTACCGACTACTTGACATGGCGCTGGGTGTTTTATATTAATATCCCGCTTGGCATTATCGCTTTCTTGCTTGTTGCTTTCTTTTACCACGAGTCACCGAAACATACGAAGCAAAAAATCGACTGGCTTGGCGTCATCACACTCGTTCCGGCGATTGTCTGCTTGATGTTTGCGCTTGAGCTTGGCGGCAATCAATACGAATGGGATTCTTTGGTGATCATTAGTTTATTTTTTGCTTTTGCGGTGCTGTTTTTATTGTTTCTGTATGTGGAGACAAAAGCGCAAGAACCGATTGTGTCGTATCATATGTTTCGCAAGCGTTTATATGCCGCGAGCAACCTCATTGGCTTTTTCTCAGGAGCAACCTTTATCGTCGCCACCGTTTACATCCCGATTTTCATTCAAGGGGTGACGGGCGGATCGGCGACGAACTCCGGATTGATTTTGCTTCCGATGATGTTGGCGACTACCGTTTCTGCGCAATTAGGCGGGTTTTTAGCTGGAAAAACAAGCTATCGGAACGTCATGATTCTCTTTATGTCGGTATTTGTGATTGGGATGTTTTTGCTTAGCACGATTACGGAGGACACGTCCCGCCTCACGGTAACTTGGTATATGATTATCGTAGGATTAGGGGTTGGAGCCTCATTTTCCGTGTTAGGAATGGCGGCTATCCATCATTTTTCAGAAGCAGAAAGAGGCGCGGCTAGCTCAACGAACTCGTTTTTACGGGCGCTTGGCATGACGGCCGGCATTACGATTTTCGGAATCATTCAACGCAATTTGTTTACTAGTCAATTAAAAGAGGCGTTTCATGGAATGAACGGAATTCCAGCCATGAGCGTCCACGATCCTCGTGCGATTCTTTCTCCGGAAGCGCGCGCGCACATTCCAGCGCTGATACTGGAAAAAATAACGGCTGCGTTAGCTTCTTCCATTGCGCACACGTTCTTATGGAGCTTAATTCCAGCGGCATTGACGCTTCTGTTCGTCTTTTTTATGACAAACGATCGGCTCGCATCGATGCATGCTGCACAACGCGGCAAAATGCAGGTTGGAAACGAATAATCGCCATGAAAAAGGCGAATGCTTGGAGCATGCTGCAAAATATGAGGCTGCCTATTTTCTTGTCTCCCGGCGCGCTAGCGGATGCTAGTGTCTTTTTTTTATTTTTGATATTGACAGTACATGGGTGCGGTGATAAAATGGCTACAAACATAAAACATACTAATCATATAGGATTTATATGTTATGAGACTCAATGGCAGAAAGGGGGAGTTATATGGGGAAAGCAGTCATTATCAATGGAAATCCTTCTCAAGTGTCAAGGCTCAACGGAATGATTCAATACGTAGAACAACGGTTGTTGCAGGCGGGCATTGAAATTGAGCACATCCGAGTCGCAGAATTGCCTGCAGAGGATTTAATCAAAGCAAAATTCGATAGTGAAGCCATTCTGCATGCTAACAAAAAGGTGGAGGAAGCGGAGGCGATCGTCATCGCAAGTCCGGTGTATAAAGCGGCGTATACGGGGGTATTGAAGACTTATCTTGATTTGCTTCCACAAAAAGGATTAGCAGGAAAAATCATTCTTCCGCTGTTTATCGGAGGCACGATTGCCCATCTTTTGTCCATCGACTATGCTTTGAAACCGGTATTATCCGCATTAGGCAGCAGGCACATTCTTGGCGGGGTGTATGCGGTCGACACTTGGATAACCCGAAATGAACAAGAAGGTTACCATCTGTCAGAAGATTTGATCCACAGATTAGATGAAGCAGTCACGGAATTTGCTGAAGGAATCAAGCGAAGAACAGAGTTATTGCTGGAACGAGTCGAGTAAAGCAGACAGCACCTTCATAGCAAGAATGATGAAAGAAACACACCCACTAGTCACCACAATGCACCTGTTACGATTCCACTCATGCTTTTATCCGTTCCATTATTCCTTCACATAGCAGAGGGACTCCCCTTTGTCTATAAATAAAAAATCTAAACAGAGGTGAGAAAGATGTCTTTGAAGTTTGCTTATTGGGTACCTAATGTTAGTGGAGGCTTGGTCATTTCGAAGATTCCTCAAAAGACTGGCTGGTCTTTTGAAGACAATGTTAGGTATGCGCAAATTGCTGAAGAAGCCGGATTTGAATATGCGCTGCTGCAGACCAGATTTGTTGCAAGCTACGGTGCGGAAAAACAACTGGAAGCTATCACGTTGGCATCAGCTTTAGCGGCGGTAACTAAACGACTAAAATTGATTTCGGCTGTTCTTCCTGGCTTGTGGCATCCGGGAACGGTAGCCAAAATGATCTCCACCATTGACCAAATCAGCCATGGACGTGCTGCGATTAACATCGTGAGCGGATGGTTTAAAGGAGAATTTCACGCGTATGGCGAGCCTTGGCTGGATCATGACGAAAGATATCGGAGATCCGAAGAATTCATCCGTGTGTTGCGCAGCCTGTGGACAGAGGAAGAAACCCATTTTCGCGGCGATTTTTACCGAATTAACGGTGCTCCTCTAAAGCCGAAGCCATATAACGTTCCGGAGATTTTCCAAGGAGGCAATTCCCGTGCCGCACGGCAGATGGCTTCCAGAGTGTCCGACTGGTATTTCATGAACGGAAATACTATTGACGGTCTCAAAGCGCAAATCGATGAAGTGTCATCGCTGGCTAAAGCAAACAACCGCAAGGTGAAATTCGGTGTCAACGCGTTTGTGATCGTGCGGGATACGGAAGAGGAAGCGAAGCAGGTGCTTCGCGACATCATTGCATACGCGGATGCCGAAGCGGTGGAAGGCTTCCGAAGCCAGGTGCGTTTTGCCGGCAAAGCCTCCCCAGAAAGAGAAGGCATGTGGGCTCATTCGGATTTTAACGATTTAGTCCAATACAACGACGGTTTCAAAACCGGATTGATCGGCACGGCAGAACAGGTGGCGGATCGCATTATCGAACTCAAAAAAATCGGCGTTGATCTCATTCTGGCCGGATTCCTTCATTATGACGAAGAAATCCAATTATTCGGCGAAAAAGTGATTCCGTTGGTTCGTGAAAAGGAAGCAGCATTAAAGGTGGATGCCGTATAAAAAATGACTTGCAAAGGAGATTGTGAATATGGGTGTAACAGTGGATAGCTCGAGTGTGCGGCCGAATTATGAAGCACTGCGAGAAGAAATCCGCGCCATTGTGGAGAAAGTCATTAAACCGAATGCCGACATTATCGACCGGGACGGCATTTTCCCTAATCAAAATCTCCAAGTACTTGCCGAAACAGGATGGAATAGTGTATTGATTCCTAAACGGTGGGACGGGCGTGGTCTGGATCATGTCGCTTTTGCGATAGCTGCGGAAGAGATAGCCAGAGGCTGCCCTTCCACATCACTCGTTTACGTCATGCATGTTGGCGCTGCTCAAACGATCGCACTGTACGGAAACGACGATCAAAAGGAGCGCTGGCTGAAGCCGATCCGCCAAGGGCTCATCGGCACCTATTCCACAAGCGAAAAAGCGACAGGAGGCCATTGGTGGTTCAATTTAAGTGAAGCCTCCCGCGATGGAGAATATTACATTCTCAATGCGGAAAAATCGTTTACCACCAGCTCGGGTCAAGCAGATTTTTATGTCGTTCAGACTCGTTCGCCGGGGGCACAGGAGCCAACGGATGTCAGTTTTTTCATCGTGGATGGGAAATTGCCGGGAATTAAGCCGGGAGTATGGGAAGCTTTGGGAGTCCGGGGAAATCACAGCGGCCCGATTACCTACGAAGGTGTCCGTATTCACCAAAGGGACAAACTTGGAAAAGAAGGTCAAGGAAGAGAAATATTAGAGAGCGGTGTTTCCCCCATCTATTTGATCGGGCTTGGCTCTACTTGGCTTGGCGTTGCGGAAGCGGCTTTGGAAGCGGCAACCTCGTACGTAAAAGAAACGATTCACCGCGATTTCAACAAACGTCTTGCGGATTACCAAGTGATCCGTCAACAATTGGCCGAGGTGAAGGTTTTGATTGATAGCCTGAAGCCGTGGCAATATTCATTGGCTAAACAGTTGGACGAGCTGCAAGCACAGGGCAAGCCGCAAGTGGAACTGCTTTTGCCGCTTGTCGAATTCAAAATTCATGCATCGGAAGTCGCCAATAAAGCGGCGAAGGCCGCATTGGATGTTACAGGCGGTTACGGATATAAGCGCGGGATATTTGAGCGGTTGTTTAGAGATGCACGCGCCGGTATTGCGATGGGGCCTTCCAACAATATTGCTCGTGAATGGATAGGGAAAGCGCTTGTTGGTTTGCCTCTTGAACTTTGGTATGAAGGGGGAGATTAAAACTTAGCACATATGGTTGAATGCAAGGCCTGAGGGATTCCCTTAGGCCGTTTCCAATAAAGGAAGCAGATTTATAAAGAAGTGGAGCGCCGGCTATGGAACACTTGTCCGTTTTTTGTTCTGATCATCCGGCATATTCCGCCAAATAGCATCATTAGAATGGGGAGGAATGAGGATTGGGTATAAAGACTGTAGGTTCCCATTTGCAAGTAAAAGGTGTTAGAAAACAGTTTGGCAATGTCGAAGTGCTGAAGCAATTGGATTTAGAAATCAAACCAGGTGAATTTATTGCCATCGTCGGGCGCAGCGGATGTGGCAAAAGCACGCTGTTGCGTCTGATTGCTGGACTTGATGTTCCGACAGAAGGGGAAATTCTTTTAGACGGAGAGAGAGTCAGGGGGATTCATCCGGATACTAGAATCCTGTTCCAAGACGCCAGATTGCTTCCATGGAAAAACGTCATTGCCAACGTACAAGTTGGTGCGAGAAATGAAGATAAAGCCAGAGCGGAGGAAGCGCTGCGGCTAGTGGGACTGGAACATAAAGCGAAAGAATGGCCCAACGTGTTATCCGGAGGACAGCGTCAGCGCATTGCTCTGGCAAGAGCGCTCGCAGGCTCCCCGCGCCTCCTCTTGCTGGATGAACCGCTCAGCGCATTGGATGCGCTGACGCGTATCGAAATGCAGGAGCTGATCGAACGGATTTGGCAGGAACAGCAGTTTTCAACCATTCTGGTAACACATGATGTCAGCGAGGCAGTCGCATTAGCAGATCGCATCGTTCTCATCAAAAACGGTGCCATTGAAATCGATATACCGGTACATCTGCCTCGGCCAAGGGAAAGAAACAGTGACTTCGCATATTACGAAAAGCTGATTCTTGATCACCTCATGGAGCGGGGAGCTCCCGCATCCGTATTGGCATTCTCTCCCTAAATAATCATTTTCAAGCGTTTCATATCATTATTGAAGGAAAGAGGGGTTCTTCACGATGATTTCAAAGATATATAAAGCCGCCTTCATTTTTTTGATCATTGCCGCAATCGGGGTTCTCAGCAGCTGCGGCCGCTCGGCTTCCACAGCGTCGGAAGTGAAAACGGTAAAACTCGATTACGCCTATTACAATCCAGTCAGTCTAGTATTGAAAGAAAAGAAATGGCTGGAAGATGAACTGAAGAAAGACGGCATCGAAGTGGAATGGGTTTTCAGCGCCGGAAGCAATAAAGCGCTGGAGCTTTTGAACAGCAAAAGCATCGATTTTGGTTCGACAGCAGGCTCCGCTGCTCTGCTCGGAAAAGCGAACGGAAACCCGATCAAATCAATTTATGTTTACTCCAAACCAGAATGGACAGCATTGGTCGCACGTGCTGGTTCCCCTATAGAAAAGGTAAAAGATTTGAAGGGAAAAAAATCGCTGTCACACGTGGGACAGATCCTTACATCTTTTTGCTACGGGCGTTGGATACGGAGGGATTGAGCGAAAAAGACGTGGAAATCGTCCAGCTGCAACATCCTGACGGTAAAACTGCACTTGAAAAAGGGGATGTGGACGCATGGGCAGGACTTGATCCGTATATCGCACAGACGGAGATAGAGAAGCACTCCAAGCTGTTTTTCCGCAACGCGGATTGGAATACGTACGGATTCTTGAATGTCAGGGAAGCCTTCGCGAAAGACCATCCTGAAATTGTGGAAAAAGTGTTGAAAGCTTATGAAAAGGCAAGAAAATGGGCGATCGAAAATCCAGACGAATTCGCGAAAATTGTGGCCGCAGAAAGTAAACAGAGTGAAGAAGTCACGGCCAAAGTGCTCAGCCGTACAGACTTGACAAACCCGGTCATCGGCGAAGCCCACAAGCAGACAATTGAAGCGGCAGGCGAAATCCTGCTGAAAAGCGGCGTCATTGACAAATCCGTCGATATTAAGAAAACGATCGACGATTTAATAGATCCGCAGTATATAAAACATATCAACAAGGATTAAAGGGGAGATTGCGGTTGCGTCAATGGAACAAAAATTTCGTGATCACAGGAATGGGGCTCATTGTTCCAATATTCATTGTAATCTTGTGGCAGATCTCTTCGGTTAACGGTTGGATCGCCGCAAATATCATGCCTTCCCCTTTGAAAATCGTTTCCACCATTGTGGATTTGTTTCGTGGGGGCGAACTTCAAGAACATGTCGGGATTACATTATATCGGGTAAGCATGGGATTTCTGCTCGGTACAGCTCTTGCTTTATTGCTTGGCGTATTGAACGGATATTTTCGTACAATTCGCTATTTGTTGGATCCTCTTATCCAGGCGCTGCGCAATATTCCTTCCTTGGCATGGGTGCCGTTGTTTATTTTATGGATGGGAATCGGTGAGGCTTCCAAAATATCATTAATTGCTTTGGGGGTCTTTTTCCCGGTTTATCTCAATTTGGTATCTGGCATTCAAGGAGTGGACCGCCGCTTACTGGAAGTGGGATGGGTGCATGGTTACCAAGGCTGGAGATTGATTCGCCATTTTTTTCTTCCGGCGGCTCTTCCTTCCTTCATCGTCGGACTACGAAGCGGTTTTGGATTAGGATGGATGTTTGTCGTCGCTGCAGAGATTATGGGAGCAAGCAAAGGATTGGGTTTTCTTCTGACTGATGGTCAGACGACAGGGCGTCCGGCGATCATCATTGCCAGCATTTTGTTGTTTGCATTGTTTGGCAAATTGACTGATTATCTCCTAGAACTGGTGGGGCGTCGGATTCTCCGTTGGCAAGATAGCTACGAATCGCTGGAAAGGAAAAAAGCATTATGAATGCGGCAAGCGAAATAAATGGTGTTTTGTTTCCCCACAAATGTACTTGACAATCAAGTTTTTGTACATAAAGGCATAAAAAAGTGAAATTTCCTGGATGGTTAAGGGGATCAAAAATCCCCTCTCCATTTATTAAAGATTAGTCGCTTTACTATCTTAAATTAAAAAGGCGGAGGAGACATGGAATCATTTGCAGTGTTTGCCGCTGCTTAACCCGGCACCAAGAAAAATGGCCAGAGGCAGAAAAGCGGGAAGGTGCGCCCTGTTTACGGACGGCGGCTGCATCGTTAAAGAAGGCATGCCGAGCGCAATGTTTAACCATCCAAAATATGAACGGAGAAAACGATTTTTATCGAAAGTAGTGAAATCGTGCATTTTCTTCATTGCCCAAGCGAAACGATAAGGCATTAACGATATTTTGCCATGCTGCTTCCATCCGCGAGCATAAATAAACCCTGGTTTTTGTGCTTCCAAAAACCAGGGCTATATTTTATACAAAAACGGCTTGAAGCCGCTTTAATTCCTCACCTAAAAACTTGGCTACTTCTAACATGCCAAATTTGCCGGCACGCGCTTCCGCCTCCGAGTTGTAATTCGTATTGGTGTTGACATCGTACGTAAAAATCGTGCCGTTTTGATCGCGGATAAACTCGATGCCGGCGATATGAATATCATTGGCGCGCAAAAATTGCTCATATTTTTCGAGTATCGGGTCGGAAAAACCGTCGATAATTTCAAATTTCGGACGCGCTGCCGTTTCGCCGACCGGACAGAACAAATCGCCGATTTGGCAAGCATCAGCCGGACAAAGCTCAAACCCTTCCGATGTGTCGACGCGCACGGCATACATAAACTTGCCGCCGACAAATTCACAGCGGGTGATGAATGGCTCTGGCGCTTGAATATATTCTTGCACAAGTGTGATGCCGTCTACCGAATCCTCGAAGGCAGGGCTTTCGAGATATTGCTGAAGCGCCTCAATCGAATGGAACAACTGCACGCCAAGCCCTTTGCCAGCGCGGTTATGTTTCGTAATAAACGACGGCGCGCCAAGCTGTTTTGCCGCTTCCACAATTTGTTCCTTGCCGACGGCGGCGATTGTTTTTGGTGTGCGGATTCCATGCGCATTTAACGCCATATATTGATTTACTTTGCTAATTTCTAAGCGGAGCGCCCGGCTTCCGTTGAACACCCGGCGCCCATGGCGCTCAAGCCAGGCGAGCACTGCTTCTGTGAGTTCCGGGGCAAAACGATGGGACCGGGTATGGGAAGAGGCGCTCATTCGGCTGTAAAACACCCCTGCCGGCGGCATCGCTGATAAATCGACCGTCCCCTTGTCTAAAAACCATTCTTCATAAGGCAGACCCAGTTCATCCAACCGCTGCGTTAAATGCACGGTCCATTCGCTATTTTCGTGAATAATGTAAATTTTGCTCATCTTATTTCCCCCGCTTTTGCCGCAAGTTTGCGCTGTTCGACGAGCGGCATGACTCGTTTGGCAAATCGTTCCATTTCTTCTAATTGTGGAGAAAACTGTAATAACAAGAAATCAACGCCTGCCTCTTCATATGCCAAAATGCGGTCGGCAATTTGCTCCGGCGTGCCGACAAAGTTTGGCCGCAGTCCGCGATTAGATACAGAATAGTCTTGCAATTGTAATTGCAGTTCAAGTTGGGATTTGCTGATGAAATCCTGATATCCTGCGTAGCCGCTCGATAATTTGACGTTGGTAATACGCTGCAGTTCCGCCTGCGCCTCTTCCTCGCTGTCGCGGCAAATGACAAACGCCGCCATGCCAAACGAACGAAACGGCTCTTTTCTTGCTTGTTCGCGGCGCTGTTTCATGTCGGCAATTTTGCGGGCGATTTCTTCGACTGTTCCACCGTGCATCACATAGGCATCGCAATGCTCGACAATCGCTTGTTTTCCTCGTTCGCTCTCGCCGCCGGCGTATAACACCGGATGCGGCTTTTGCACCGGTTTCGGCGCTAAATGGGCTCCTTTGATTTCATAAAATTTTCCTTGGAAATGAAATATATCGTTCGTCCACATGCCTTTTAACACTTGAACGAATTCTTCAGTGCGGTCATAGCGTTCATCATGTTCGGTAAAAATGCCGCCATATTGGCGCGCTTCTTCTTCCCACCATGCCGACACGATATTCAGTGTAAAACGGCCGTTGCTAATGTGGTCAATATTGGCCGCCATTTTTGCTATAACAGCCGGATTATGGAAACCAGGACGGACTGCGGCCAAAATTTCTAATTTTTCTGTCACCGCCGCTAGCGCCGCCGCCGTTGACCACGCTTCTAACGAATCATGCTCCGGCCCTTTTATATCATTTAAATACAGCTCTGCGACTAATGTGGTGCTATATCCCCACTGCTCCGCTTTTTGTGCCACCGTTTTTGCATATTCAAATGTCGCCGGCATGTTTTCCTCCTCAACATTGCGCAGCCAGCCTCCGAAAATCGGCAGCCAAAATCCATACCTCATCTTATTTCTCTCCTCCCTATGTTAAAAATGAAAAACTTCTTCGATAAGAAGAAGTGTTACGCTTCATCTTATCTTCTAGAACCGACTGTTCAGCTAGAATTCATAGGACAGTACTTCCGCTACTCTTGATTGGATTGCAATTTATTTTCCGTTATTTCCTATCGTTTTTATATGATTTATTTCATCTTACCATAACTTATTTACAGCGTCAATGAAACTCTTTGGTCCTTTTACGTTTGTAGATCTACTGGCGCCGAAGGGAAGGGGAGTTGACCAACAAACCGCTGAACAACGAGATAAAAAAATTAAACAATGATCGTCGAGCGCAATTATTATTTCGCCGGAAAGGGGGCTATAGTGTTTACTGGATCTGATGTTAAATGGTGTTAAACGTTTGTCCTTTTTTCGCCATAAAAAATCCCCTCCCAAGTAGACAATTAAGAACATCATATCAAATGTCCTCTGTTTTCGCTGTCTACTTGTAGGGGATAATACCAGCCGGCAATGCGAGGCATTCGCTTTTTATTTATATTCGTTTTTTGGCAATAGGCTCTTTTTGAAACGAACGAATCAACGAGATGACGATCAAAATCATAATGATCGCAAAAGGAAACGCCGCGATGATCGATGCGGTTTGCAGCGCTTCTAAACCGCCTGTCCAGAGCAAGATGACAGCGGCTGCCGCTTGAACGATCCCCCAAATAAATTTTACGGAATTCGGTGGGTTCAACCTCCCATTTGTTGTTTGCATACTGAGAACGAACGTAGCCGAATCGGCTGATGTGACGAAAAATGTGCAAATGAGTAAAATCGCCAGCCCAGATAAAATCGCACCGAGCGGAAACTGGTACAACATGAAAAACAGAGCTGTTTCCATTCCTTTTTCATTCATAACATCCATAATCTCAATATGTCGAAATTGTTCTAAATATAGCGCTGAACCGCCGAAAATGGAAAACCATAAGGCGCTGAATACTGTTGGTACAGCTAACACTCCGATCATAAATTCGCGAATTGTGCGCCCTTTGGAAATGCGGGCGATAAACGTCCCAACAAACGGCGCCCATGCGATCCACCATGCCCAATAAAAAATTGTCCACGATTTTGGCCAATCGCTTTGTTCAAACGGCGCCAACTGAAAACTCATGGACGGCAAGTTTTGCAAATAAGAACCAATTGTTGTTGTAAATACGTCCATAATAAAGTTCGTCGGGCCAGCAAAAAGCAAAAAAAACATCAGCAGAACGGCAAGAATGATGTTCATATCGCTCAATATTTTAATTCCTTTATTCAATCCTGTTTGCGCGGAAAGCATAAATAAAAATGTAACAATGATAATAATCATCAATTGAGTTGTAAAGTTATTTGTTATTGATGGAAATAAATGTGACAATCCTCCACCAATTTGAATTGCTCCAAGCCCTAACGAAGTTGCAACGCCAAAGGTTGTTGCGTATACAGAGAGCGTATCAATCACGACACCGACAGCGCCATTTGTTTTGTCGCCAAATATTGGCCGCAATGCGCGGCTAATGACACCCGGTTCTTTTTTGCGAAATTGGAAATACGCAAGCGCCAGCGCAACTACGCCATAAATTGCCCACGGATGCAGCCCCCAATGGAAAAAGGCGTACCGCATCGCCGTGCGCGCCGCTTCCGGCGTTCCTCCTTCTCCGGCAGGTGGCTCGTAATAATGGGAAATTGGTTCAGCCACCCCCCAAAACACTAACCCGATTCCCATACCGGCACTAAATAACATTGCAAACCATGTCAAGTTGCTATATTCTGGCTTTTCATCGTCTCTGCCAAGACGAATATTGCCGTACTTGGAAAAAATTAAGAATAAACAAAAGACAAGAAATGTTGTCGCCGCCAATAAATAAAACCAGCCGAATTTATCAATTAAAAAGGAATGCACGGCTGTACTGACAGCACCCAAGTTATAATCGGGCAGCTTGTTGGCAGGAATCATCCCCCAAAAAATAAATAAAGCAGCAATCGCTATTGAGAAATAAAATACGCTTGTTGTTTTTTTCATCCAATTCCTCCTTTAGTTTAGTATAAGTATGTGCCGTTGAGGATCGTGTTAGCGTTTTCGGGCGCCAGAGAAGGAAATATAAAACTTTCCAATTTTATGGTAACGAAAAAATGCGGAAAAAGCAATTGATTTGTTTCGTTGTAAAAAGCATTTTCTTTGTATGAAAGCAATGATGTCGTGTAAAATAAGGTATTCATGATAGATAAGATAAATAAAGAGGGGGGGACAGATGCAGTGAATAGCAAAATATCCGTAATGGTAAGCATTGTGCTCGCCATGCTTGTGGCATCGATGGATACAACCATCATGAATACGACGATGCCGATTATCGCCAAAGAACTCGGAGGATTTTCTCTTTACGCGTGGTCGTTTGCTTCTTACATGATAACGACGACCGTTCTTTCTCCAATCGCCGGGAGGCTTTCCGACATTTTTGGGAGAAAGAAAGTGTTTAGCTTCGGCATTATTTTATTTCTGATCGGTTCTCTTCTTTGCGGGATGTCGCAAAATATGGTCCAGCTTGTGGTATTCCGCGCGCTGCAAGGAATTGGCGCCGGTTTTATGATGCCGTTTCCTGCCATTATTGCCGGGGATTTGTTCCCGATTGAAAAGCGCGGCAAAATTCAAGCGTTTTTTACGGCGATGTGGGGGATTTCCGCCGTTTTGGCGCCGCTGTTGGGAACTTTGTTTGTCGAGTACGCATCATGGCGCTGGATTTTTTATGTTAATATCCCGCTTTGTTTGCTTTCCTTGCTCACCCTATTGCCATATAAAGAAGTGTACGAACCAAAACGGGCGGCGATTGATTATATCGGAGCGGCCTTATTTGCGACGGCGATCAGCCTTTTTCTGTTGACGACAGTGGTGGAAAGCAGCCATTGGATGTATGGCGTCACCGGCGCTGCGTTATTAACTATTTTTTACTTATATGAAAAAAAGCAGACGTCTCCGCTTGTTCCATTGGCGCTCGTGCAGCATAAAACGTTAAAATGGATGAACATGAACGGATTTGTCAGCTGTG
Protein-coding regions in this window:
- the ssuE gene encoding NADPH-dependent FMN reductase; translated protein: MGKAVIINGNPSQVSRLNGMIQYVEQRLLQAGIEIEHIRVAELPAEDLIKAKFDSEAILHANKKVEEAEAIVIASPVYKAAYTGVLKTYLDLLPQKGLAGKIILPLFIGGTIAHLLSIDYALKPVLSALGSRHILGGVYAVDTWITRNEQEGYHLSEDLIHRLDEAVTEFAEGIKRRTELLLERVE
- the sfnG gene encoding dimethylsulfone monooxygenase SfnG, translating into MSLKFAYWVPNVSGGLVISKIPQKTGWSFEDNVRYAQIAEEAGFEYALLQTRFVASYGAEKQLEAITLASALAAVTKRLKLISAVLPGLWHPGTVAKMISTIDQISHGRAAINIVSGWFKGEFHAYGEPWLDHDERYRRSEEFIRVLRSLWTEEETHFRGDFYRINGAPLKPKPYNVPEIFQGGNSRAARQMASRVSDWYFMNGNTIDGLKAQIDEVSSLAKANNRKVKFGVNAFVIVRDTEEEAKQVLRDIIAYADAEAVEGFRSQVRFAGKASPEREGMWAHSDFNDLVQYNDGFKTGLIGTAEQVADRIIELKKIGVDLILAGFLHYDEEIQLFGEKVIPLVREKEAALKVDAV
- a CDS encoding acyl-CoA dehydrogenase family protein, translating into MGVTVDSSSVRPNYEALREEIRAIVEKVIKPNADIIDRDGIFPNQNLQVLAETGWNSVLIPKRWDGRGLDHVAFAIAAEEIARGCPSTSLVYVMHVGAAQTIALYGNDDQKERWLKPIRQGLIGTYSTSEKATGGHWWFNLSEASRDGEYYILNAEKSFTTSSGQADFYVVQTRSPGAQEPTDVSFFIVDGKLPGIKPGVWEALGVRGNHSGPITYEGVRIHQRDKLGKEGQGREILESGVSPIYLIGLGSTWLGVAEAALEAATSYVKETIHRDFNKRLADYQVIRQQLAEVKVLIDSLKPWQYSLAKQLDELQAQGKPQVELLLPLVEFKIHASEVANKAAKAALDVTGGYGYKRGIFERLFRDARAGIAMGPSNNIAREWIGKALVGLPLELWYEGGD
- a CDS encoding ATP-grasp domain-containing protein; this translates as MSKIYIIHENSEWTVHLTQRLDELGLPYEEWFLDKGTVDLSAMPPAGVFYSRMSASSHTRSHRFAPELTEAVLAWLERHGRRVFNGSRALRLEISKVNQYMALNAHGIRTPKTIAAVGKEQIVEAAKQLGAPSFITKHNRAGKGLGVQLFHSIEALQQYLESPAFEDSVDGITLVQEYIQAPEPFITRCEFVGGKFMYAVRVDTSEGFELCPADACQIGDLFCPVGETAARPKFEIIDGFSDPILEKYEQFLRANDIHIAGIEFIRDQNGTIFTYDVNTNTNYNSEAEARAGKFGMLEVAKFLGEELKRLQAVFV
- a CDS encoding MDR family MFS transporter, whose product is MTKNETRMKWVVLGLLIGIFVASMDNTIVATAMATIVADLGGMDKFVWVTSAYMVTEMAGMPIFGKLSDMYGRKRFFVFGLVVFLVGSMLCGIAQNIVQLSVFRAIQGIGGGALVPIAFTIVFDIFPPQQRGKMGGLFGAVFGLSSIFGPLFGAYITDYLTWRWVFYINIPLGIIAFLLVAFFYHESPKHTKQKIDWLGVITLVPAIVCLMFALELGGNQYEWDSLVIISLFFAFAVLFLLFLYVETKAQEPIVSYHMFRKRLYAASNLIGFFSGATFIVATVYIPIFIQGVTGGSATNSGLILLPMMLATTVSAQLGGFLAGKTSYRNVMILFMSVFVIGMFLLSTITEDTSRLTVTWYMIIVGLGVGASFSVLGMAAIHHFSEAERGAASSTNSFLRALGMTAGITIFGIIQRNLFTSQLKEAFHGMNGIPAMSVHDPRAILSPEARAHIPALILEKITAALASSIAHTFLWSLIPAALTLLFVFFMTNDRLASMHAAQRGKMQVGNE
- a CDS encoding LLM class flavin-dependent oxidoreductase; amino-acid sequence: MRYGFWLPIFGGWLRNVEEENMPATFEYAKTVAQKAEQWGYSTTLVAELYLNDIKGPEHDSLEAWSTAAALAAVTEKLEILAAVRPGFHNPAVIAKMAANIDHISNGRFTLNIVSAWWEEEARQYGGIFTEHDERYDRTEEFVQVLKGMWTNDIFHFQGKFYEIKGAHLAPKPVQKPHPVLYAGGESERGKQAIVEHCDAYVMHGGTVEEIARKIADMKQRREQARKEPFRSFGMAAFVICRDSEEEAQAELQRITNVKLSSGYAGYQDFISKSQLELQLQLQDYSVSNRGLRPNFVGTPEQIADRILAYEEAGVDFLLLQFSPQLEEMERFAKRVMPLVEQRKLAAKAGEIR
- a CDS encoding ABC transporter permease, whose product is MRQWNKNFVITGMGLIVPIFIVILWQISSVNGWIAANIMPSPLKIVSTIVDLFRGGELQEHVGITLYRVSMGFLLGTALALLLGVLNGYFRTIRYLLDPLIQALRNIPSLAWVPLFILWMGIGEASKISLIALGVFFPVYLNLVSGIQGVDRRLLEVGWVHGYQGWRLIRHFFLPAALPSFIVGLRSGFGLGWMFVVAAEIMGASKGLGFLLTDGQTTGRPAIIIASILLFALFGKLTDYLLELVGRRILRWQDSYESLERKKAL
- a CDS encoding ABC transporter ATP-binding protein, which translates into the protein MGIKTVGSHLQVKGVRKQFGNVEVLKQLDLEIKPGEFIAIVGRSGCGKSTLLRLIAGLDVPTEGEILLDGERVRGIHPDTRILFQDARLLPWKNVIANVQVGARNEDKARAEEALRLVGLEHKAKEWPNVLSGGQRQRIALARALAGSPRLLLLDEPLSALDALTRIEMQELIERIWQEQQFSTILVTHDVSEAVALADRIVLIKNGAIEIDIPVHLPRPRERNSDFAYYEKLILDHLMERGAPASVLAFSP